A region of Cellulophaga sp. RHA19 DNA encodes the following proteins:
- a CDS encoding shikimate dehydrogenase family protein, which produces MEKTEKKQHKYGLIGKDIEYSFSRNYFTHKFKDLGLTDCEYVNFDYQNIDEFKTTLENNSNIKGCNVTIPYKESVIPFLTSLDAKAKAIGAVNTIKFTANGLVGYNTDAYGFKKSIEPHLKKHHTKALILGTGGASKAVKYVLEELGITCTYVSRKAKENQFTYTDLDKNIIKINTVIINCTPLGTHPNITDKAALPYEYLGKEHLLFDLIYNPNKTAFLKAGETQGATISNGQHMLEYQAEESWRIWNS; this is translated from the coding sequence ATGGAAAAAACAGAAAAAAAACAGCATAAATATGGTTTAATAGGAAAAGATATTGAGTATTCTTTTTCTAGAAATTACTTTACACACAAGTTTAAAGATCTTGGATTAACAGACTGTGAGTATGTAAATTTTGATTACCAGAATATTGATGAGTTTAAAACTACACTAGAAAACAACTCTAATATTAAAGGTTGTAACGTTACTATACCTTACAAAGAAAGTGTTATTCCGTTTTTAACTAGTTTAGATGCTAAAGCAAAAGCTATTGGTGCCGTAAATACTATAAAGTTTACAGCAAATGGCCTGGTGGGTTACAATACAGATGCGTACGGATTTAAAAAATCCATAGAACCTCATCTTAAAAAACACCATACTAAAGCATTAATTTTAGGTACAGGTGGTGCATCTAAAGCAGTAAAATATGTTTTAGAAGAATTGGGAATAACCTGTACTTATGTTTCTAGAAAAGCTAAAGAAAATCAATTTACGTATACAGATTTAGACAAAAATATAATTAAAATAAATACAGTAATTATAAACTGTACGCCTTTAGGCACACACCCAAATATTACAGACAAAGCGGCTTTACCTTATGAGTATTTAGGAAAAGAACATTTATTGTTCGATTTAATTTACAATCCTAATAAAACCGCCTTTTTAAAAGCTGGGGAAACACAAGGCGCAACTATAAGTAACGGGCAACATATGCTAGAATACCAAGCCGAAGAATCTTGGAGAATCTGGAACAGTTAG
- a CDS encoding OstA-like protein — MLKYKLVIGLILFVFGVNAQDKPVEKKQINIVHGANFTKNEVKYPGASIFSRDSQRQVEFEHQGATLWCDVAVFYPKKNKLIAIDNVRMQQGDSIQMDSGKLEYFGDIKLAKASKNVVLQSPDATLTTDTLYFDREKQESYYRHFGKIVDTANVIKSRIGRFFMETNKYQLQDSVTVENPKYHVLSEQMDYYTDSEHVYMYGPSTITGKDYVMYCERGYYDSRVETGYGIKNTRIDYSNKIIEGDSVYFNKRKKFASATNNIVVTDTVNDGVIRAHYAEVYKEKDSIFATKRAVAINVMEKDSLYMHGDTLMITGKPDNRVIRAFRDAKFFKTDISGKCDSIHFDQKTGITQLITNPIIWNIDNQMTGDSIHLISDLETDKLDSLKVINNAFIISLDTISKTRYNQAKGKNLFGKFINNELNMIDLVQNVEVIYYSYNDQNEFIGIDESLCGKVSMLMQENAIDVITYFINPSGQTFPEGQEPERGVKLKGFVWYGDQRIYTKDDIFGEDDNNLVLPVIRGITNPIDIDAEEQERHKNQGDPINNPPNTKATRKKGVPKPTLSKPVPSTKLKQQK, encoded by the coding sequence TTGCTTAAATATAAATTAGTTATTGGTTTAATCTTATTTGTTTTTGGTGTTAACGCACAAGATAAACCCGTAGAAAAAAAACAAATAAACATAGTGCATGGTGCTAACTTTACCAAGAATGAAGTTAAGTACCCAGGCGCATCTATATTTAGTAGAGATAGCCAAAGACAGGTAGAGTTTGAGCATCAAGGTGCTACACTTTGGTGTGATGTTGCTGTTTTTTATCCTAAAAAAAATAAGCTTATTGCTATAGATAATGTTCGTATGCAACAGGGAGACTCTATACAAATGGATAGTGGCAAACTAGAATATTTTGGTGACATTAAATTAGCAAAAGCATCTAAAAATGTAGTTTTACAAAGTCCAGATGCCACACTTACTACAGATACTTTATATTTTGACAGAGAAAAACAAGAGTCTTACTACAGACATTTTGGTAAAATTGTAGATACTGCTAACGTTATAAAAAGTAGAATTGGCAGGTTTTTTATGGAAACCAACAAATACCAATTACAAGACAGTGTTACAGTAGAAAATCCTAAATACCACGTTTTGTCTGAGCAAATGGATTATTACACAGATTCTGAGCACGTATATATGTATGGTCCTTCTACAATTACAGGTAAAGACTATGTTATGTATTGTGAGCGTGGTTATTATGACTCTAGAGTAGAAACTGGTTATGGCATAAAAAATACACGCATAGACTATAGTAATAAAATTATTGAAGGCGATAGCGTTTACTTTAATAAACGCAAAAAATTTGCCTCTGCTACCAATAACATAGTGGTTACAGACACAGTTAATGATGGTGTTATTAGAGCTCATTATGCAGAAGTTTACAAAGAAAAAGATTCCATATTTGCCACAAAAAGAGCAGTTGCTATTAATGTAATGGAGAAAGACTCTTTGTATATGCACGGAGATACATTAATGATTACTGGCAAACCAGACAATAGAGTTATACGTGCTTTTAGAGATGCTAAATTTTTTAAAACTGATATAAGTGGTAAATGTGATTCTATTCACTTTGATCAAAAAACTGGTATAACACAACTTATTACCAATCCTATTATTTGGAATATTGACAACCAAATGACAGGGGACAGCATACATTTAATTAGCGATTTAGAGACTGATAAATTAGACTCCTTAAAAGTGATAAATAATGCATTTATAATATCACTAGATACTATAAGCAAAACGAGGTATAACCAAGCAAAAGGTAAAAATTTATTTGGCAAGTTTATAAATAACGAGCTAAATATGATAGACCTTGTACAAAACGTAGAGGTTATCTACTATTCCTATAACGATCAAAATGAATTTATAGGTATAGATGAATCTCTTTGTGGCAAAGTAAGTATGCTTATGCAAGAGAATGCTATAGATGTTATTACCTACTTTATAAACCCTAGTGGCCAAACTTTTCCAGAAGGTCAAGAACCAGAAAGAGGTGTAAAATTAAAAGGTTTTGTTTGGTATGGTGATCAGCGCATTTACACTAAGGACGATATTTTTGGCGAAGATGATAACAACCTTGTTCTGCCAGTTATAAGGGGAATTACAAACCCAATAGATATAGATGCAGAAGAACAAGAGCGTCATAAAAACCAAGGAGATCCAATAAATAACCCGCCCAATACCAAGGCAACAAGAAAAAAAGGAGTACCTAAACCTACACTATCTAAGCCAGTACCAAGTACAAAACTAAAGCAACAAAAATAA
- a CDS encoding DUF368 domain-containing protein produces the protein MKERNLLQYLIITLKGLAMGAADAVPGVSGGTIAFISGIYEELIDSISNINLSLFKTLKNDGLKAFWKQANGNFILALLTGIIISFISFMRLAKYLIEYHPVLIWSFFFGLIVVSIYFVGKQITKWNALTIVALIIGAGLAYYITSLPALAANSNPYYLLFAGAVAICAMILPGISGSFILVIMGAYKTLSDAFHDFDLKKIALFATGALIGLLSFSRILKWLFKNYHNTTLALLTGFILGSLNKVWPWKKTITVMIDETGEIVPFASISDLGTLAVHQKNINNFESLKTVTEQSIIPIKYSELNHYIDPQTMVAIALMVTGFLTIFILEKVASKNN, from the coding sequence ATGAAAGAACGTAACTTACTACAGTATTTAATTATTACTCTTAAAGGTTTAGCTATGGGAGCAGCAGACGCTGTACCTGGAGTTTCTGGGGGTACAATTGCTTTTATTTCTGGAATTTATGAAGAGTTAATTGATAGTATTAGCAATATTAATTTATCATTATTTAAAACTCTAAAAAACGATGGATTAAAAGCATTTTGGAAACAAGCTAATGGTAACTTTATATTGGCTTTATTAACCGGAATAATAATTAGCTTTATTTCGTTTATGCGTTTGGCTAAATACTTAATAGAATACCATCCTGTTTTAATATGGTCGTTCTTTTTTGGTTTAATTGTAGTGAGCATTTACTTTGTTGGTAAGCAAATTACAAAATGGAATGCACTAACTATAGTTGCATTAATAATTGGTGCTGGTTTAGCCTACTATATTACAAGTTTACCTGCATTGGCAGCTAATTCTAATCCTTATTATTTACTATTTGCTGGGGCTGTTGCAATTTGTGCAATGATTTTACCTGGTATATCCGGCTCTTTTATATTGGTAATAATGGGCGCCTATAAAACACTAAGTGATGCGTTTCATGATTTTGATTTAAAAAAAATAGCTTTGTTTGCAACAGGGGCTTTAATAGGATTATTGAGTTTTAGTAGAATTTTAAAATGGTTATTTAAAAACTACCACAACACTACTCTAGCTCTTTTAACTGGTTTTATTTTAGGTTCTTTAAACAAAGTTTGGCCTTGGAAAAAAACAATAACCGTAATGATAGATGAAACAGGAGAAATTGTTCCTTTTGCATCAATATCTGACCTTGGCACACTAGCTGTTCATCAAAAAAATATAAATAATTTTGAATCGCTAAAAACAGTAACAGAACAAAGTATTATACCAATAAAATACTCAGAATTAAACCATTATATAGATCCACAAACAATGGTTGCTATTGCGTTAATGGTTACTGGTTTTTTAACTATTTTTATACTAGAAAAAGTAGCTTCAAAAAACAACTAA
- a CDS encoding aspartate aminotransferase family protein codes for MKKDFLHYQAQTSPHPLTLQVSRASGSYIYDQDNNAHLDFVAGVSACTLGHCHPKVVTAITKQASEYMHVMVYGEYVQEPAVAYTKLLASLLPSNLETTYLVNSGTEAIEGALKLAKRATGRHKIVAACNSYHGNTMGSMSVSGAESQKSAFRPLVPGTTFITFNSEKDLAKITTETAAVILETIQGGAGFIVPKNTYLQKVKARCTEVGALLILDEIQPGFGRTGKLFAFEHYNCTPDILVIGKGMASGMPVGAFVASNKLMKNLQTQPKLGHITTFGGNPVIAAASLATLQELTTSNIINDTLEKEKLFKKLLKHEYIKEIRGKGLMLAVMLANADITNHVVMHCAKNRLILFWLLFEPKAVRISPPLTISNQEITLGCKLIIEALNSYKK; via the coding sequence GTGAAAAAGGACTTTTTACACTACCAAGCACAAACTAGTCCGCATCCTTTAACTTTACAAGTTTCTAGAGCTAGCGGCAGTTATATTTATGATCAAGACAACAATGCACATTTAGATTTTGTAGCGGGTGTTTCTGCTTGCACTTTAGGTCATTGTCACCCAAAAGTAGTAACCGCAATAACTAAGCAAGCATCAGAATACATGCACGTAATGGTATATGGCGAATATGTGCAAGAGCCTGCGGTAGCTTACACTAAACTTTTAGCGTCACTATTACCTTCTAATCTAGAAACCACATATTTGGTTAACTCTGGCACAGAAGCCATTGAGGGCGCCTTAAAATTAGCTAAAAGAGCCACAGGAAGACACAAAATAGTTGCCGCATGCAATTCTTATCACGGTAATACTATGGGTAGTATGAGTGTTTCTGGAGCAGAATCTCAAAAAAGTGCATTTAGACCCTTAGTTCCTGGCACAACTTTTATCACTTTTAATTCTGAAAAAGATTTAGCAAAAATTACAACAGAAACAGCCGCTGTAATTTTAGAAACCATACAAGGTGGTGCTGGTTTTATAGTACCAAAAAACACCTATTTGCAAAAAGTAAAAGCTAGGTGTACAGAGGTTGGCGCTTTATTAATTTTAGATGAAATACAACCCGGATTTGGTAGAACAGGTAAATTATTTGCTTTTGAGCATTACAATTGTACTCCAGATATTTTAGTAATTGGTAAAGGTATGGCTTCTGGTATGCCTGTAGGTGCTTTTGTTGCGTCTAACAAACTAATGAAAAACCTGCAAACACAGCCTAAACTAGGCCATATAACTACTTTTGGCGGTAATCCTGTTATTGCAGCTGCCAGTTTAGCTACATTGCAAGAATTAACTACAAGTAACATAATTAATGATACTTTAGAAAAAGAAAAATTATTTAAAAAGCTATTAAAACACGAGTATATAAAAGAGATTCGTGGTAAAGGTTTAATGTTAGCTGTTATGTTAGCAAATGCAGATATAACTAATCATGTTGTAATGCACTGTGCTAAAAACAGACTAATATTATTTTGGTTATTGTTTGAGCCAAAGGCGGTACGTATTTCCCCTCCTTTAACCATTTCTAACCAAGAAATTACCTTAGGATGTAAGCTAATTATAGAAGCTTTAAATTCCTACAAAAAGTAA
- the gcvT gene encoding glycine cleavage system aminomethyltransferase GcvT, whose translation MKNTALSSTHEALGAKMVPFAGYNMPVSYAGVNIEHETVRKGVGVFDVSHMGEFLIEGPNALDLIQKVTSNDASKLVIGKAQYSCLPNETGGIVDDLIVYKLKDEQYLLVVNASNIDKDWNHISKYNETINAEMRNISEGYSLLAIQGPKAIEAMQSVTSVDLAAIKFYTFEVADFAGIDNVIISATGYTGSGGFEIYCKNEDVKQIWDNVFKAGADFGIAPIGLAARDTLRLEMGYCLYGNDINDTTSPFEAGLGWITKFTKDFVNSEALAEQKANGPTRKLIAFELTERGIPRHDYDIVDANGTKIGIVTSGTMSPSLNKGIGLGYVPTEVATAGSEIYIQIRKKAVAATVVKLPFYKA comes from the coding sequence ATGAAAAATACTGCATTATCATCTACTCACGAAGCTCTTGGCGCTAAAATGGTTCCTTTTGCTGGTTATAATATGCCTGTTTCTTATGCTGGTGTAAATATAGAACACGAAACTGTACGCAAAGGTGTAGGTGTTTTTGATGTATCTCATATGGGTGAGTTTCTAATTGAAGGTCCAAATGCTTTAGATTTAATACAAAAAGTTACTTCTAACGACGCTTCTAAATTAGTTATAGGAAAAGCACAGTATAGCTGCTTACCTAATGAAACTGGTGGTATTGTTGATGATCTTATTGTTTACAAACTTAAAGATGAGCAATATTTACTAGTTGTTAATGCTTCTAATATAGATAAAGATTGGAATCATATTTCTAAATACAATGAAACTATAAATGCTGAAATGCGTAATATATCTGAAGGATATTCGCTTTTAGCTATACAAGGTCCTAAAGCTATTGAAGCTATGCAGTCTGTAACATCTGTAGATTTAGCTGCTATTAAATTTTATACTTTTGAGGTTGCCGATTTTGCTGGCATAGATAATGTAATTATATCTGCTACTGGTTATACTGGTTCTGGAGGATTTGAAATTTACTGCAAAAATGAAGATGTTAAACAAATTTGGGATAACGTTTTTAAAGCAGGTGCAGATTTTGGTATTGCTCCTATTGGATTAGCTGCTAGAGATACCTTACGTTTAGAAATGGGTTATTGTTTATATGGCAATGATATTAATGACACCACTTCTCCTTTTGAAGCTGGTCTTGGTTGGATTACCAAATTCACAAAAGACTTTGTAAATAGTGAAGCATTAGCTGAGCAAAAAGCAAATGGTCCTACACGTAAATTAATTGCTTTTGAACTTACTGAAAGAGGTATTCCTAGACACGATTATGATATTGTAGATGCCAATGGTACTAAAATAGGCATTGTAACTTCTGGTACTATGTCTCCTTCTTTAAACAAAGGTATTGGCTTGGGCTATGTACCAACAGAGGTAGCTACAGCTGGTTCTGAAATTTATATACAGATTAGAAAAAAAGCAGTTGCTGCAACTGTAGTAAAGTTACCTTTTTACAAGGCATAA
- a CDS encoding DUF368 domain-containing protein, with the protein MEHTRTFIDKFLLVVKGLCMGAANKVPGVSGGIVAFVGGFYEEFIYSLQKFNFKALKLLLNGRLKSFYKYINGTFITLLIFGMLVSYFSVSKILDYFLEHNELNVWAWFFGLIIGSIYYIAKDFDYWNKKTIFAAIIGLIIGVSISFLNPAKENDNLFFIFFCGIISVSGMTLPGLSGSFILILLGNYVLLLVDSVNALYDTFAEIFKGDFSFTKNTERLNTLTILGVFTAGSAVGLVSLSHIISYVLKHFKHITTAVILGFITGSLGVVWPWKKTVYKVDALGNILIDSNGNEIIKNYSRYFPDFVISETWWAVFFVVIGISILLGLDWYGKNRKKTA; encoded by the coding sequence ATGGAACATACTAGAACATTTATAGACAAGTTTCTCCTTGTTGTTAAAGGGCTATGTATGGGTGCTGCAAATAAAGTACCAGGTGTTTCTGGTGGCATTGTTGCCTTTGTTGGTGGTTTTTACGAAGAGTTTATATACTCTCTACAAAAGTTTAATTTTAAAGCTTTAAAATTACTTTTAAACGGCAGATTAAAAAGTTTTTACAAATATATTAATGGTACGTTTATTACGCTGCTAATTTTTGGTATGCTTGTAAGTTACTTTAGTGTGTCTAAAATTTTAGATTACTTTTTAGAACATAATGAACTTAATGTTTGGGCTTGGTTTTTTGGCCTAATAATTGGCTCTATATATTACATTGCTAAAGACTTTGACTATTGGAATAAGAAAACCATTTTTGCTGCTATAATTGGGTTAATCATAGGTGTATCTATCAGTTTTTTAAATCCTGCTAAAGAAAATGACAATCTGTTTTTTATTTTTTTCTGTGGTATTATTAGTGTTTCTGGTATGACGCTTCCTGGCTTATCTGGTTCTTTTATACTAATATTACTAGGCAACTACGTATTGCTTTTAGTAGATTCTGTAAATGCTTTGTATGATACTTTTGCTGAAATATTTAAAGGTGATTTTAGTTTTACAAAAAATACAGAACGCTTAAATACATTAACAATACTTGGTGTTTTTACTGCTGGGTCTGCGGTAGGCTTGGTAAGTTTGTCTCATATTATAAGTTACGTATTAAAACACTTTAAACACATAACTACAGCTGTAATTTTGGGCTTTATAACAGGATCTTTAGGCGTTGTTTGGCCTTGGAAAAAAACGGTTTATAAAGTAGATGCTCTTGGGAATATTTTAATAGACTCTAACGGAAACGAAATTATTAAGAATTATTCTCGCTATTTTCCCGATTTTGTGATTTCTGAAACTTGGTGGGCTGTTTTTTTTGTAGTTATAGGAATAAGTATTTTATTAGGCCTAGATTGGTATGGAAAAAACAGAAAAAAAACAGCATAA
- a CDS encoding tetratricopeptide repeat protein: MAFEAEERPDRPIAKFESMLKTDDVYFFDAEDFEDIIHHYLNNGKMALAKKAIKIGLTQHPSTIELKLLEVEVHVFENNLELAESMLDSLQTIDSNNEEIYIQRANIFSKKDNHNMAIELLEKALSLSEDSIDIHSLLGMEHLFMDNFEEAKKHFIQCVLFDEHDYASLYNIIYCFDFLEDFDGAIVFLNEYLEKNPYCEVAWHQLGKQYIEKGMFKEAISAFDFAIISDDSFVGAYFEKGKILEKLKRYNEAIENYEITIEIEDPSAFAYLRIGKCHEKIGNTELAKLNYYKTVHEDPLLDKGWLAITNFYIKQENYIKAKEYITKAINIEEENLFYWEKNALINEALGLVEDAEQCYQKMVDLGDCELTTWLKWSSLAIKKGDPHSAIQILQQALEFYPNNASILFKIAGSHMILDQTIKTKEYLVKALGVNAKKASVFMSDFPQFKNNDWINNIILEFSNSSK; this comes from the coding sequence ATGGCATTTGAAGCTGAAGAAAGACCAGACAGACCGATAGCAAAATTTGAGTCAATGCTAAAGACAGATGACGTCTACTTCTTTGACGCGGAAGATTTTGAAGACATTATTCACCATTACTTAAATAATGGTAAAATGGCATTGGCAAAAAAAGCCATTAAAATTGGACTAACCCAACACCCAAGTACAATAGAGTTAAAACTTTTAGAAGTAGAGGTTCACGTTTTTGAAAACAACCTTGAACTTGCTGAAAGTATGTTAGATAGTTTACAAACTATAGACAGCAATAACGAAGAAATATACATACAAAGAGCAAATATATTTTCTAAAAAAGATAATCATAATATGGCTATTGAACTTTTAGAAAAAGCATTGTCTTTATCTGAGGATTCTATAGATATACACTCTTTACTTGGTATGGAGCACCTTTTTATGGATAATTTTGAAGAGGCTAAAAAGCACTTTATACAATGTGTTTTGTTTGATGAGCATGATTATGCATCGCTTTACAATATTATTTACTGTTTTGACTTTTTAGAAGATTTTGATGGTGCTATTGTATTTTTAAATGAATACCTAGAGAAAAATCCGTATTGCGAAGTTGCTTGGCATCAATTAGGAAAACAATACATAGAAAAAGGAATGTTTAAAGAAGCTATTTCTGCTTTTGACTTTGCTATTATTTCTGATGATAGTTTTGTTGGTGCTTACTTTGAAAAAGGTAAAATATTAGAAAAATTAAAACGTTACAACGAGGCTATAGAAAATTATGAAATTACTATAGAAATTGAAGACCCTTCTGCTTTTGCTTACTTACGTATAGGAAAATGTCATGAGAAAATAGGTAACACAGAATTAGCCAAACTAAATTACTATAAAACAGTACATGAAGACCCTTTATTAGATAAAGGATGGCTTGCAATTACTAACTTTTATATTAAACAAGAAAATTACATTAAGGCTAAAGAATACATTACCAAAGCTATTAATATAGAAGAAGAAAACTTGTTCTACTGGGAGAAAAATGCATTAATTAATGAAGCACTTGGCTTAGTTGAAGATGCAGAACAATGCTATCAAAAAATGGTAGACCTGGGAGATTGTGAGTTAACAACGTGGTTAAAATGGAGCAGTCTAGCAATAAAAAAAGGAGATCCACATTCCGCTATTCAAATTCTTCAACAAGCTTTAGAATTCTACCCTAATAATGCAAGCATTTTATTTAAAATAGCTGGCTCGCATATGATACTAGATCAAACCATTAAAACAAAAGAGTATCTGGTTAAAGCATTAGGAGTTAACGCTAAAAAAGCTAGTGTATTTATGTCAGATTTTCCTCAGTTTAAAAATAATGATTGGATTAACAACATTATTCTAGAATTTAGCAACTCTTCCAAATAA
- a CDS encoding SDR family oxidoreductase has protein sequence MENILVAGANGTTGKQIVNLLKESQYFNPIAMVRKEEQKEYFKAKQIDTVLGDLEGDINKVFNEVESVDKVLFAAGSGGKKVIEVDQEGAKRLIDASKKNNIKKFVMLSSMGADKPEEAEQLQEYLKAKHNADEYLKTSGLNYSIVRPGSLTNEKPHNEIELQEKLNKSGEISRNDVAQTLVRTLNDDVANKATFEIIKGDTLIGKALDKFSTIKA, from the coding sequence ATGGAAAACATATTAGTAGCCGGTGCCAATGGTACCACAGGAAAACAAATAGTGAACCTTTTAAAAGAATCTCAATATTTTAACCCTATAGCAATGGTTAGAAAAGAAGAGCAAAAAGAATATTTTAAAGCAAAACAAATAGATACAGTTCTTGGAGATTTAGAGGGCGATATTAATAAGGTATTTAACGAAGTAGAAAGTGTAGACAAAGTTTTGTTTGCTGCAGGGTCTGGTGGAAAAAAAGTAATAGAGGTAGACCAAGAAGGAGCAAAGCGATTAATTGATGCATCTAAAAAAAATAACATTAAAAAGTTTGTAATGTTAAGTTCTATGGGAGCAGATAAGCCTGAAGAAGCAGAGCAATTGCAAGAGTATTTAAAAGCAAAGCACAATGCAGATGAATATTTAAAAACAAGCGGATTAAATTATAGTATTGTACGTCCTGGATCTTTAACTAACGAGAAGCCCCATAATGAAATAGAGCTCCAAGAAAAGTTAAATAAAAGTGGTGAAATTAGTAGAAACGATGTTGCACAAACATTGGTGAGAACACTAAATGATGATGTTGCCAACAAAGCTACCTTTGAAATTATTAAAGGTGACACTTTAATTGGTAAAGCATTAGATAAATTCTCTACTATTAAGGCTTAA
- the thrC gene encoding threonine synthase, which produces MNYYSLNKKTPNTTFKNAVVKGLAPDKGLYFPESITPLPTDFFKNIDNLSYTEIAFTAIKQFVSPEIPEDILKTIVEETLSFDFPVVQLDKNISTLELFHGPTMAFKDVGARFMARCLGYFNKDNTNEVTVLVATSGDTGGAVANGFLSVKGVNVVILYPSGKVSDIQEKQLTTLGENISALEIDGVFDDCQDMVKRAFLDEELTSKMQLTSANSINVARWLPQLFYFMFAYKQLHKTHKKIVFSVPSGNFGNICAGMVAQKLGLPIYHFIASNNQNNVVTNYLKTEDYNPKPSVQTISNAMDVGNPSNFIRIQELHKNDFSALKENLSSFSFTDEETKNALASIYKEHNYVADPHGAVGYLGCKAYLNNNDDTHCVFLETAHPTKFLDVVEEVIKEKQPLPPQIQSVMHKTKVATKIGSYNELKSYLLKNN; this is translated from the coding sequence ATGAATTATTACTCGTTAAACAAAAAAACTCCTAATACTACATTTAAAAATGCAGTAGTTAAAGGTTTGGCTCCAGATAAAGGACTATATTTTCCGGAAAGTATTACACCTTTACCTACAGATTTCTTTAAAAATATAGATAACTTATCTTATACAGAAATTGCTTTTACTGCCATTAAACAATTTGTTTCACCAGAAATTCCTGAAGATATTCTTAAAACTATTGTAGAGGAAACATTATCTTTTGATTTTCCAGTGGTTCAGTTAGATAAAAATATATCTACACTAGAACTTTTTCACGGGCCAACAATGGCTTTTAAAGATGTTGGCGCACGCTTTATGGCGCGCTGCCTTGGTTATTTTAATAAAGATAATACTAATGAGGTTACTGTATTGGTAGCTACATCTGGAGATACTGGTGGTGCTGTGGCAAATGGCTTTTTAAGTGTAAAAGGTGTAAATGTTGTTATCCTTTACCCTAGCGGAAAAGTAAGTGATATACAAGAAAAACAGCTTACTACCTTAGGTGAAAATATTTCTGCTTTAGAAATAGATGGTGTTTTTGACGATTGTCAAGATATGGTAAAACGTGCATTTTTAGATGAAGAGTTAACCAGCAAAATGCAATTAACTTCTGCTAATTCTATTAATGTAGCGCGTTGGTTACCTCAACTTTTCTACTTTATGTTTGCTTATAAGCAGTTACATAAAACTCATAAAAAAATAGTTTTTTCTGTACCAAGTGGCAATTTTGGTAATATATGTGCTGGTATGGTTGCACAAAAATTAGGCTTACCTATTTACCATTTTATAGCATCTAACAACCAGAATAACGTAGTAACCAACTATTTAAAAACCGAAGATTATAATCCTAAACCATCTGTGCAAACTATAAGTAATGCAATGGATGTTGGCAACCCAAGTAATTTTATACGTATACAGGAGTTACATAAAAATGATTTTTCAGCCTTAAAAGAAAATTTATCGTCTTTTAGCTTTACTGATGAAGAAACTAAAAATGCATTAGCAAGTATTTACAAAGAGCACAACTATGTGGCAGACCCACACGGAGCTGTTGGCTATTTAGGTTGCAAGGCGTATTTAAATAATAATGATGATACACATTGTGTATTTTTAGAAACAGCGCACCCAACTAAATTTTTAGATGTGGTTGAAGAAGTAATTAAAGAAAAACAGCCATTGCCACCGCAAATACAGTCAGTAATGCATAAAACAAAAGTAGCCACCAAAATTGGCAGCTACAATGAGTTAAAATCTTATTTACTAAAAAATAATTAA